One window of the Zea mays cultivar B73 chromosome 3, Zm-B73-REFERENCE-NAM-5.0, whole genome shotgun sequence genome contains the following:
- the LOC103650076 gene encoding squamosa promoter-binding-like protein 1 isoform X1 — MEASFLRKDGGDQASAATMSGEHRNKGLDWDLNDWRWDANLFLATPAAIVPSECSSRKLSRAQGEIDFGVVVDKRRRLSPEEDGSAGCSNSGVADGDNNHVVPAQRGRSSEEETPRKGASSSTTPSCQVDGCHADLSGARDYHKRHKVCEAHTRTTVVCIKNVEHRFCQQCSRFQLLQEFDEGKKSCRSRLAQHNGRRRKVQPQTVVNGNSMSENQSLSNTSILLLKQLSRLESGSSSEPINHPNSLVNLLKNLAAIASTQSYQDILKNANSNSILSNAGNNAANGSTVHEQTIRSIPIRGESLAEEPPVKRRVHDFDLNDACFEEVESRTDKIVFKLFGKEPKDFPVDLREQIQHWLSHYPTDMESYIRPGCVILTIYLRLPNWMWDELDDDPASWIEKLISISNDGLWRKGWLYARVQDCLTLSYNGSLMFASPWQLVIGDKHQRLCVTPIAVACSSSVKFSVKGFNIVQPTTKLLCVFGDKYLIQEETQMLLEDSTVQQGPQCLTFSCSFSCTSGRGFIEVEDYDQSSLCVPFVVADKDVCSEIRMLEHGLNLISFDETSERIDDLMAYRNRSLHFLHEIGWLLQRSHVRATSEQPQYCPDRFPVERFRWLLSFAVDQEWCAVLRKLLNTMFQGDIDLDVPSPIEFALGENVLLTAVKKRSKPLVEFLLRYTATDYAPVGSGAGAPVQFLFTPAMTGLSNITPLHIAATISDATGVLDALTDDPRQLGIKAWKNARDATGFTPEEYARKRGHISYIQLVQDKIDRRVSRAHVSVTIPSTIDTAGKHASRLKPADQITFGVEKKQRGMNQTLSCRQCVQQVQQLAFHSRTNRFLSNRPAMLSLVAIAAVCVCVGLIMKSLPQVGGMRPFLWDKIRWGPN, encoded by the exons ATGGAAGCCTCTTTCTTGAGGAAAGATGGCGGTGATCAAGCCAGTGCGGCGACAATGTCCGGCGAGCACAGGAACAAGGGCCTTGACTGGGATTTGAACGACTGGAGGTGGGACGCCAACCTGTTCCTGGCCACGCCGGCGGCCATCGTGCCGTCCGAGTGCAGCAGCAGGAAGCTGAGTCGAGCTCAGGGGGAGATCGACTTCGGCGTCGTCGTTGACAAGAGGCGGAGGCTCTCGCCAGAGGAGGACGGCAGCGCCGGTTGCAGCAATTCTGGGGTAGCAGATGGAGACAACAATCATGTGGTGCCTGCTCAGAGAGGGCGGAGCAGCGAGGAGGAGACACCCAGGAAAGGTGCCAGTTCGAGCACCACTCCGTCCTGCCAGGTTGACGGCTGCCATGCCGATCTCAGCGGTGCCAGGGACTACCATAAGAGGCACAAGGTGTGTGAAGCACATACCAGGACGACTGTGGTCTGCATCAAGAATGTAGAGCATCGGTTCTGTCAGCAGTGTAGCAG GTTTCAgcttcttcaagaatttgatgaaGGGAAGAAGAGCTGCCGCTCGCGTCTAGCACAACATAATGGAAGGAGAAGGAAAGTTCAACCACAAACTGTTGTGAATGGGAATTCCATGAGTGAAAATCAATCTCTAAGTAACACCTCAATCCTTCTGTTAAAACAACTTTCCAGGCTAGAGT CTGGTAGCTCCTCTGAGCCAATCAATCATCCTAATTCTTTGGTTAACCTTTTGAAGAACCTTGCTGCTATTGCTAGCACACAGTCATATCAAGATATTCTAAAGAATGCAAATTCAAATTCAATATTGTCAAATGCTGGTAATAATGCTGCAAATGGATCTACTGTGCATGAGCAAACTATACGGTCAATTCCAATCAGAGGAGAATCATTAGCAG AAGAGCCTCCAGTGAAAAGGCGGGTACATGATTTTGATTTGAATGATGCTTGCTTTGAAGAAGTTGAG AGCCGAACAGATAAAATTGTGTTCAAGCTGTTTGGAAAAGAGCCAAAAGATTTTCCTGTAGATCTACGGGAACAG ATCCAACACTGGTTATCGCATTATCCAACTGATATGGAAAGCTATATTAGGCCTGGTTGTGTTATTCTAACTATTTACCTCCGCCTCCCTAATTGGATGTGGGATGAG CTTGATGATGATCCAGCTTCGTGGATAGAAAAGCTTATTAGCATATCCAATGATGGACTTTGGAGAAAAGGATGGTTGTATGCTAGGGTACAGGACTGCCTAACACTGAGTTACAATG GTAGTCTTATGTTTGCATCTCCCTGGCAACTGGTAATTGGCGACAAGCATCAGAGACTGTGTGTAACTCCTATTGCAGTTGCTTGTTCTTCGTCTGTAAAATTCTCTGTGAAAGGTTTCAATATAGTTCAGCCAACTACAAA ATTACTTTGTGTGTTTGGTGACAAATATTTAATTCAAGAAGAGACACAAATGCTACTTGAAGATTCAACTGTGCAGCAAGGCCCTCAATGCCTGACCTTCTCATGTTCCTTTTCTTGTACAAGTGGAAGAGGATTCATAGAG GTTGAAGATTATGATCAAAGCAGCCTTTGTGTTCCCTTTGTTGTCGCTGACAAAGATGTATGTTCTGAAATTCGGATGTTGGAGCATGGATTGAATTTAATTTCATTTGATGAAACCTCGGAAAGaatagatgatctgatggcttatCGCAATCGGTCGTTACATTTTTTGCATGAAATCGGATGGCTCCTTCAAAGGAGCCATGTGCGAGCTACATCTGAGCAGCCACAGTATTGTCCAGACCGTTTCCCTGTTGAAAGATTTAGATGGCTGCTATCCTTTGCAGTTGATCAGGAATGGTGTGCTGTTTTAAGGAAGCTTCTGAACACCATGTTCCAGGGTGATATTGACCTAGATGTTCCGTCACCAATTGAATTCGCCTTAGGAGAAAATGTGTTGCTTACTGCTGTTAAAAAACGCTCAAAGCCTTTAGTTGAGTTTCTATTAAGATACACAGCAACAGATTACGCCCCAGTGGGCAGTGGAGCCGGCGCTCCAGTTCAGTTCTTGTTCACTCCTGCGATGACTGGACTGTCAAATATTACACCTCTCCATATTGCAGCAACAATCAGTGATGCTACTGGTGTTTTGGATGCTTTAACTGATGATCCTCGGCAG TTGGGAATCAAAGCGTGGAAGAACGCTCGTGACGCCACTGGCTTCACTCCTGAGGAATATGCTCGAAAGAGAGGCCACATATCCTATATCCAATTGGTACAGGACAAAATTGACAGAAGGGTGAGCAGAGCTCATGTCTCGGTTACCATCCCCAGCACAATTGATACTGCCGGAAAGCATGCTAGCCGATTGAAGCCTGCCGACCAAATCACATTTGGTGTGGAGAAAAAACAGCGAGGGATGAACCAAACATTGAGCTGCAGACAATGTGTCCAGCAGGTCCAGCAGCTTGCATTCCACTCCCGGACAAATAGGTTCTTGTCTAATAGGCCGGCGATGCTTTCCTTGGTCGCCATTGCTGCCGTTTGTGTCTGCGTAGGATTGATCATGAAGAGCCTGCCACAAGTTGGTGGTATGAGGCCTTTCCTCTGGGACAAGATACGTTGGGGCCCCAATTGA
- the LOC103650076 gene encoding squamosa promoter-binding-like protein 1 isoform X2 has product MEASFLRKDGGDQASAATMSGEHRNKGLDWDLNDWRWDANLFLATPAAIVPSECSSRKLSRAQGEIDFGVVVDKRRRLSPEEDGSAGCSNSGVADGDNNHVVPAQRGRSSEEETPRKGASSSTTPSCQVDGCHADLSGARDYHKRHKVCEAHTRTTVVCIKNVEHRFCQQCSRFQLLQEFDEGKKSCRSRLAQHNGRRRKVQPQTVVNGNSMSENQSLSNTSILLLKQLSRLESGSSSEPINHPNSLVNLLKNLAAIASTQSYQDILKNANSNSILSNAGNNAANGSTVHEQTIRSIPIRGESLAEPPVKRRVHDFDLNDACFEEVESRTDKIVFKLFGKEPKDFPVDLREQIQHWLSHYPTDMESYIRPGCVILTIYLRLPNWMWDELDDDPASWIEKLISISNDGLWRKGWLYARVQDCLTLSYNGSLMFASPWQLVIGDKHQRLCVTPIAVACSSSVKFSVKGFNIVQPTTKLLCVFGDKYLIQEETQMLLEDSTVQQGPQCLTFSCSFSCTSGRGFIEVEDYDQSSLCVPFVVADKDVCSEIRMLEHGLNLISFDETSERIDDLMAYRNRSLHFLHEIGWLLQRSHVRATSEQPQYCPDRFPVERFRWLLSFAVDQEWCAVLRKLLNTMFQGDIDLDVPSPIEFALGENVLLTAVKKRSKPLVEFLLRYTATDYAPVGSGAGAPVQFLFTPAMTGLSNITPLHIAATISDATGVLDALTDDPRQLGIKAWKNARDATGFTPEEYARKRGHISYIQLVQDKIDRRVSRAHVSVTIPSTIDTAGKHASRLKPADQITFGVEKKQRGMNQTLSCRQCVQQVQQLAFHSRTNRFLSNRPAMLSLVAIAAVCVCVGLIMKSLPQVGGMRPFLWDKIRWGPN; this is encoded by the exons ATGGAAGCCTCTTTCTTGAGGAAAGATGGCGGTGATCAAGCCAGTGCGGCGACAATGTCCGGCGAGCACAGGAACAAGGGCCTTGACTGGGATTTGAACGACTGGAGGTGGGACGCCAACCTGTTCCTGGCCACGCCGGCGGCCATCGTGCCGTCCGAGTGCAGCAGCAGGAAGCTGAGTCGAGCTCAGGGGGAGATCGACTTCGGCGTCGTCGTTGACAAGAGGCGGAGGCTCTCGCCAGAGGAGGACGGCAGCGCCGGTTGCAGCAATTCTGGGGTAGCAGATGGAGACAACAATCATGTGGTGCCTGCTCAGAGAGGGCGGAGCAGCGAGGAGGAGACACCCAGGAAAGGTGCCAGTTCGAGCACCACTCCGTCCTGCCAGGTTGACGGCTGCCATGCCGATCTCAGCGGTGCCAGGGACTACCATAAGAGGCACAAGGTGTGTGAAGCACATACCAGGACGACTGTGGTCTGCATCAAGAATGTAGAGCATCGGTTCTGTCAGCAGTGTAGCAG GTTTCAgcttcttcaagaatttgatgaaGGGAAGAAGAGCTGCCGCTCGCGTCTAGCACAACATAATGGAAGGAGAAGGAAAGTTCAACCACAAACTGTTGTGAATGGGAATTCCATGAGTGAAAATCAATCTCTAAGTAACACCTCAATCCTTCTGTTAAAACAACTTTCCAGGCTAGAGT CTGGTAGCTCCTCTGAGCCAATCAATCATCCTAATTCTTTGGTTAACCTTTTGAAGAACCTTGCTGCTATTGCTAGCACACAGTCATATCAAGATATTCTAAAGAATGCAAATTCAAATTCAATATTGTCAAATGCTGGTAATAATGCTGCAAATGGATCTACTGTGCATGAGCAAACTATACGGTCAATTCCAATCAGAGGAGAATCATTAGCAG AGCCTCCAGTGAAAAGGCGGGTACATGATTTTGATTTGAATGATGCTTGCTTTGAAGAAGTTGAG AGCCGAACAGATAAAATTGTGTTCAAGCTGTTTGGAAAAGAGCCAAAAGATTTTCCTGTAGATCTACGGGAACAG ATCCAACACTGGTTATCGCATTATCCAACTGATATGGAAAGCTATATTAGGCCTGGTTGTGTTATTCTAACTATTTACCTCCGCCTCCCTAATTGGATGTGGGATGAG CTTGATGATGATCCAGCTTCGTGGATAGAAAAGCTTATTAGCATATCCAATGATGGACTTTGGAGAAAAGGATGGTTGTATGCTAGGGTACAGGACTGCCTAACACTGAGTTACAATG GTAGTCTTATGTTTGCATCTCCCTGGCAACTGGTAATTGGCGACAAGCATCAGAGACTGTGTGTAACTCCTATTGCAGTTGCTTGTTCTTCGTCTGTAAAATTCTCTGTGAAAGGTTTCAATATAGTTCAGCCAACTACAAA ATTACTTTGTGTGTTTGGTGACAAATATTTAATTCAAGAAGAGACACAAATGCTACTTGAAGATTCAACTGTGCAGCAAGGCCCTCAATGCCTGACCTTCTCATGTTCCTTTTCTTGTACAAGTGGAAGAGGATTCATAGAG GTTGAAGATTATGATCAAAGCAGCCTTTGTGTTCCCTTTGTTGTCGCTGACAAAGATGTATGTTCTGAAATTCGGATGTTGGAGCATGGATTGAATTTAATTTCATTTGATGAAACCTCGGAAAGaatagatgatctgatggcttatCGCAATCGGTCGTTACATTTTTTGCATGAAATCGGATGGCTCCTTCAAAGGAGCCATGTGCGAGCTACATCTGAGCAGCCACAGTATTGTCCAGACCGTTTCCCTGTTGAAAGATTTAGATGGCTGCTATCCTTTGCAGTTGATCAGGAATGGTGTGCTGTTTTAAGGAAGCTTCTGAACACCATGTTCCAGGGTGATATTGACCTAGATGTTCCGTCACCAATTGAATTCGCCTTAGGAGAAAATGTGTTGCTTACTGCTGTTAAAAAACGCTCAAAGCCTTTAGTTGAGTTTCTATTAAGATACACAGCAACAGATTACGCCCCAGTGGGCAGTGGAGCCGGCGCTCCAGTTCAGTTCTTGTTCACTCCTGCGATGACTGGACTGTCAAATATTACACCTCTCCATATTGCAGCAACAATCAGTGATGCTACTGGTGTTTTGGATGCTTTAACTGATGATCCTCGGCAG TTGGGAATCAAAGCGTGGAAGAACGCTCGTGACGCCACTGGCTTCACTCCTGAGGAATATGCTCGAAAGAGAGGCCACATATCCTATATCCAATTGGTACAGGACAAAATTGACAGAAGGGTGAGCAGAGCTCATGTCTCGGTTACCATCCCCAGCACAATTGATACTGCCGGAAAGCATGCTAGCCGATTGAAGCCTGCCGACCAAATCACATTTGGTGTGGAGAAAAAACAGCGAGGGATGAACCAAACATTGAGCTGCAGACAATGTGTCCAGCAGGTCCAGCAGCTTGCATTCCACTCCCGGACAAATAGGTTCTTGTCTAATAGGCCGGCGATGCTTTCCTTGGTCGCCATTGCTGCCGTTTGTGTCTGCGTAGGATTGATCATGAAGAGCCTGCCACAAGTTGGTGGTATGAGGCCTTTCCTCTGGGACAAGATACGTTGGGGCCCCAATTGA